From Bradyrhizobium symbiodeficiens, the proteins below share one genomic window:
- a CDS encoding TetR/AcrR family transcriptional regulator → MVYRRTHQVVKRLAARRSAILTAARETAAEGGMAAVQIAPVAVRANVAAGTVYRYFPSKAELISELIAEVSRDELAAIRRAADAAPGPSSALAAAVTTVAVHTLSQRRLAWGILAEPVDVDVSASRLASRREIAGEMAARIDAAVRAGHLPAQDTALAATALLGALHEALVGPLAPDNLDDPVKMRDAVQTVTLLALRAVGVMDARARGLVVQQTLLPTAKALVGA, encoded by the coding sequence ATGGTTTATCGGCGGACGCATCAAGTGGTTAAGCGCCTGGCGGCGCGGCGCAGTGCGATCTTGACGGCGGCACGGGAGACGGCGGCGGAAGGCGGCATGGCGGCGGTGCAGATCGCACCGGTCGCGGTCCGGGCCAATGTCGCGGCGGGCACGGTCTACCGCTACTTCCCCTCCAAGGCCGAACTGATCTCCGAACTCATCGCCGAGGTCTCCCGCGACGAACTCGCCGCGATCCGCCGGGCGGCCGATGCCGCGCCGGGGCCGTCCTCGGCGTTGGCCGCGGCCGTGACGACGGTAGCGGTCCACACCCTGTCGCAGCGCCGATTGGCCTGGGGCATTCTGGCTGAGCCCGTCGATGTCGATGTCAGTGCCTCGCGCCTGGCCAGCCGGCGCGAGATCGCGGGCGAGATGGCTGCCCGGATCGACGCTGCGGTGCGGGCCGGTCACCTGCCGGCGCAGGACACAGCGCTCGCCGCCACCGCCTTGCTCGGCGCGCTGCATGAAGCCCTGGTCGGGCCGCTCGCGCCTGACAATCTCGACGATCCCGTCAAGATGCGCGACGCGGTGCAGACCGTGACGCTGTTGGCGCTGCGTGCGGTCGGCGTCATGGACGCCCGCGCCAGGGGTCTCGTGGTGCAGCAGACGCTGTTGCCGACCGCAAAGGCGCTGGTTGGGGCGTAG
- the pyk gene encoding pyruvate kinase: protein MRRLRRIKILATLGPASSDLAMIRRLFEAGADLFRINMSHTPHDKMRELVATIRNVESSYGRPIGILVDLQGPKLRLGAFAEGSVQLQNGQTFTLDSDKTPGDSTRVHLPHPEILAALRPGHALLLDDGKVRLIAEETSKEHAVTRVVVGGRMSDRKGVSLPDTDLAVSAMTPKDRADLEAALATGVDWIALSFVQRADDVIEAKKMIRGRAAVMAKIEKPQAIDRLADILEASDALMVARGDLGVELPLERVPSLQKQMTRMARRAGKPVVIATQMLESMIQSPVPTRAEVSDVATAVYEGADAIMLSAESAAGKFPVEAVSTMNRIGEEVERDPIYRSVLTAQRPPPEATAGDAIADAARQIAETLDLPALICWTSSGSTAVRVARERPKPPIVAITPNITAGRRLAVVWGVHCVVAEDARDQDDMVNRAGQIAFRDGFVRAGQRVLIVAGVPLGIPGTTNMVRIASVGPEGDADI from the coding sequence ATGAGGCGTCTTCGCCGTATCAAGATTCTCGCGACGCTCGGACCGGCCTCCTCAGACCTCGCGATGATCCGCCGCCTGTTCGAAGCCGGCGCCGACCTGTTTCGCATCAACATGAGCCACACCCCGCATGACAAGATGCGGGAGCTGGTGGCGACGATCCGCAACGTCGAGAGCAGCTACGGCCGGCCGATCGGCATCCTGGTCGACCTCCAGGGCCCAAAGCTGAGGCTCGGCGCCTTCGCCGAAGGCTCGGTGCAGTTGCAGAACGGCCAGACCTTCACGCTGGATTCCGACAAGACCCCCGGCGATTCCACGCGTGTCCATCTTCCGCATCCGGAGATCCTGGCTGCGCTGCGGCCCGGCCACGCGCTGCTGCTCGACGACGGCAAGGTGCGGCTGATCGCGGAAGAGACCTCGAAAGAACACGCGGTGACGCGCGTGGTGGTAGGCGGCCGGATGTCCGATCGCAAGGGCGTCAGCCTGCCCGATACGGACCTCGCGGTCTCGGCGATGACGCCGAAGGATCGCGCCGACCTCGAGGCCGCACTGGCCACCGGCGTCGACTGGATTGCGCTGTCCTTCGTGCAGCGCGCCGACGACGTCATCGAAGCCAAGAAGATGATCCGCGGCCGCGCTGCGGTCATGGCCAAGATCGAGAAGCCGCAGGCAATCGACCGTCTTGCCGACATCCTTGAAGCCTCCGACGCGCTGATGGTGGCGCGGGGCGATCTCGGCGTCGAACTGCCGCTGGAGCGCGTGCCGAGCCTGCAGAAGCAGATGACGCGGATGGCGCGCCGTGCCGGCAAGCCGGTGGTGATCGCGACCCAGATGCTGGAATCGATGATCCAGTCGCCGGTGCCGACCCGCGCTGAAGTCTCCGACGTCGCCACGGCGGTCTACGAGGGCGCCGACGCCATCATGCTGTCGGCGGAATCGGCGGCCGGCAAATTCCCGGTCGAGGCGGTCTCGACCATGAACCGCATCGGCGAGGAGGTGGAGCGCGACCCGATTTATCGTTCCGTGCTCACCGCGCAGCGCCCCCCGCCGGAAGCCACCGCGGGCGATGCCATCGCCGACGCCGCGCGGCAGATCGCCGAGACGCTCGACCTGCCCGCTTTGATCTGCTGGACCTCATCGGGCTCGACCGCAGTGCGCGTGGCGCGCGAGCGGCCGAAGCCGCCGATCGTGGCGATCACGCCGAACATCACCGCCGGCCGCCGGCTCGCGGTGGTCTGGGGCGTGCATTGCGTAGTCGCAGAAGATGCGCGCGACCAGGACGACATGGTGAACCGCGCCGGCCAGATCGCGTTCCGCGATGGCTTCGTCCGCGCCGGTCAGCGCGTGCTCATCGTCGCCGGCGTGCCGCTCGGCATTCCCGGCACCACCAATATGGTGCGCATCGCCTCGGTCGGCCCCGAGGGCGACGCTGACATCTAG
- a CDS encoding Flp family type IVb pilin, which yields MKNLVARFLKDESGATAIEYGLIAAGIALAIITVVNNLGTTLNTKFTAISTSLK from the coding sequence ATGAAGAACCTCGTTGCGCGTTTCCTGAAGGATGAATCCGGCGCCACCGCCATTGAATACGGCCTGATCGCTGCCGGCATCGCGCTGGCGATCATCACCGTCGTCAACAACCTCGGCACCACGCTGAACACCAAGTTCACCGCGATCTCGACCAGCCTCAAGTAA
- a CDS encoding DUF1244 domain-containing protein, translating to MAIDDKTRTELEAAAFRHLVEHLKTRTDVQNIDLMNLAGFCRNCLSNWLKEAADAQGVALSKDESREAVYGMPYETWKSKYQGTATSEQLDTMKKVHPHGHGH from the coding sequence ATGGCAATCGACGACAAAACCAGAACGGAGCTCGAGGCGGCCGCTTTCCGGCATCTGGTCGAACATCTGAAGACGCGGACCGACGTCCAGAACATCGACCTCATGAATCTGGCGGGTTTCTGCCGCAACTGCCTGTCCAATTGGCTCAAGGAGGCCGCCGACGCGCAAGGCGTCGCCTTGAGCAAGGACGAGAGCCGGGAGGCCGTCTACGGCATGCCCTATGAGACCTGGAAGTCGAAATACCAGGGCACAGCCACGTCCGAGCAGCTCGATACGATGAAGAAGGTCCACCCACACGGCCACGGGCACTGA
- a CDS encoding M23 family metallopeptidase — protein sequence MKLSLPDYTLSRAPWAERTGRMMAIVSVPMVCAVIICASEARCSELQQFAWPVACELGTTCFIQNYVDHDPLDKTLDFRCGHRTYDGHDGTDIRLPDLDVQRQGVEVVAAASGRVAHTRDGMDDVSVKVVGKAAITGRECGNGAVVEHENGWSTQYCHMAKGSLRVKPGDSVGSGQALGLVGLSGNTEFPHLHFTVRHDGKIVDPFASGAAKGECNSGRSLWQPTQNSVSNYPSAEIINAGFADRAVTMEEIETGEVKRSLPGSQSAAIVAYVRAIGLQADDEQALELRSPEGQVVAEYRAPKLPRDQAQYFISAGRKRAGSAWPAGTYRATFVLRRQGAEIARRSFQMDVAR from the coding sequence ATGAAACTCTCGCTTCCAGACTACACTTTGTCGCGCGCCCCTTGGGCAGAGCGGACCGGTCGGATGATGGCGATTGTATCGGTACCGATGGTTTGCGCGGTCATCATTTGCGCGTCGGAGGCTCGCTGCTCCGAACTACAGCAGTTTGCCTGGCCGGTCGCTTGCGAATTGGGAACGACCTGTTTCATCCAGAACTACGTCGACCATGATCCCTTGGACAAGACGTTGGACTTTCGATGTGGTCACCGAACCTATGATGGCCATGACGGCACCGACATCCGGCTCCCCGATCTGGACGTTCAGCGACAAGGGGTCGAGGTCGTTGCTGCCGCCTCGGGGCGCGTTGCCCACACGCGCGACGGTATGGATGACGTCTCGGTCAAGGTCGTCGGCAAAGCCGCAATCACCGGCAGGGAATGTGGCAACGGCGCAGTCGTCGAACACGAAAATGGCTGGAGCACGCAATACTGCCACATGGCCAAGGGCAGTCTCAGAGTGAAGCCCGGTGACAGCGTCGGCTCCGGGCAAGCGCTTGGGCTGGTGGGTCTGTCCGGAAATACCGAGTTCCCACATTTGCATTTCACGGTGAGGCATGACGGGAAAATTGTGGATCCATTCGCCTCCGGTGCCGCGAAGGGCGAATGCAATTCCGGCCGTTCGCTGTGGCAGCCGACGCAAAACTCCGTTTCGAACTATCCGTCCGCAGAGATCATCAATGCCGGCTTTGCCGATCGAGCGGTGACCATGGAGGAGATCGAGACAGGTGAGGTCAAGCGATCCTTGCCTGGCTCTCAATCGGCCGCCATCGTGGCTTATGTTCGTGCAATCGGACTTCAGGCGGACGACGAGCAAGCGCTCGAGCTGAGGTCACCCGAGGGGCAGGTCGTCGCGGAGTATCGCGCGCCGAAGCTGCCACGGGACCAGGCCCAGTATTTCATCTCGGCGGGGCGAAAGCGCGCAGGCTCCGCTTGGCCGGCCGGCACCTATCGGGCAACTTTCGTTTTGCGCCGACAAGGTGCCGAGATCGCGCGGCGGTCCTTCCAAATGGACGTCGCGCGATAG
- a CDS encoding glycosyltransferase family 2 protein → MAAKSRSIRYSLVIPVFNEEAVLPVLLRRLDLVLSRLDGPAEAIFVDDGSSDSSSIVLQALAQRDPRFRYIGLSRNFGHQVAITAGMDAAEGEAIIVMDADLQDPPEVIEQLIAKWKEGNDVVHARRLSREGESPFKRATAHLFYRLLGRMSSVGIPADVGDFRLIDRKVLDALRQMPEQDRFVRGMIAWLGFRQAEVAFHRLERAAGETKYPLFKMVRLAMNAALGFSDLPLRLAIWCGLAVSGLALLYGGWVILLWLSNDSHLVTGWSSTMVVVSLLCGINMLMTGIVGLYVGRIHAEVKRRPLYVVQTRAGFDRNEAATVPAIHAVNE, encoded by the coding sequence ATGGCGGCCAAGTCCAGATCGATCCGCTACAGCCTCGTCATTCCCGTGTTCAATGAGGAAGCCGTGCTGCCGGTCCTGCTGCGCCGGCTCGACCTGGTCCTGTCCCGGCTCGACGGGCCTGCAGAAGCGATCTTCGTCGACGACGGCAGCAGCGATTCCAGCTCCATCGTGCTCCAGGCGCTCGCCCAGCGCGATCCCCGCTTCCGCTATATCGGCTTGTCGCGAAACTTCGGCCATCAGGTCGCCATCACCGCCGGCATGGACGCCGCGGAAGGTGAAGCGATCATCGTCATGGACGCCGATCTGCAGGATCCACCGGAAGTGATCGAGCAATTGATCGCGAAGTGGAAGGAAGGCAACGACGTCGTCCACGCCCGCCGCCTGTCGCGCGAGGGCGAAAGCCCGTTCAAGCGCGCGACTGCACACCTGTTCTACCGGCTCCTCGGCAGGATGTCCTCTGTCGGCATCCCCGCCGACGTCGGCGATTTCCGCCTGATCGATCGCAAGGTGCTCGACGCACTCAGGCAGATGCCGGAGCAGGATCGCTTCGTGCGCGGCATGATCGCCTGGCTCGGCTTCCGGCAGGCCGAGGTCGCCTTCCACCGCCTCGAGCGCGCAGCGGGCGAAACCAAATACCCGCTGTTCAAGATGGTGCGGCTCGCGATGAACGCCGCGCTCGGCTTTTCCGATCTGCCCCTGCGGCTCGCAATCTGGTGCGGATTGGCGGTTTCGGGACTGGCTTTGCTGTACGGCGGCTGGGTGATCTTGTTGTGGCTCAGCAACGACAGCCATCTGGTCACCGGCTGGTCCTCGACCATGGTCGTCGTGTCCCTGCTGTGCGGCATCAACATGCTGATGACGGGCATCGTGGGGCTTTATGTCGGCCGCATCCATGCCGAGGTGAAACGCCGCCCGCTCTATGTGGTTCAGACGCGCGCCGGATTCGATCGCAACGAGGCAGCGACCGTGCCTGCGATCCACGCCGTCAACGAGTGA
- a CDS encoding phosphatase PAP2 family protein, protein MLDTDSRTAWQLFHLNWFAILGMGALLALGLASTGLSLEPVAFGATVAIATALLAVAYGHRMVKGKLANPKLVFSLGTIGQVILTCAIAGPLSYVAGKLNWPLEDQALLAIDRALGLDPEPIARYVNDHPWLAICLAHAYGLIKFPLLGIPVVLALTARYVRLQLFMLAMSLALAVTITISAVVPAIGTYYGLNLPAAHLPEIDTAVYAGQLRDILALRDGSLQQLRLFSLSGIVSFPSFHAASAVLYMWALWPVRWLGGIAAALSLSMIAATPVIGAHYIIDVAAGVALAAASIWAAKFYFGCRSAPRAAAATAPSTGLATLAQEH, encoded by the coding sequence ATGCTCGACACGGACTCCCGGACCGCCTGGCAGCTTTTCCACCTCAACTGGTTTGCGATTCTCGGGATGGGGGCCCTGCTGGCGCTTGGCCTTGCCTCGACCGGACTGAGTCTCGAGCCGGTCGCCTTCGGCGCGACCGTGGCGATCGCCACGGCGCTGCTCGCGGTCGCCTATGGCCACCGGATGGTCAAAGGCAAGCTTGCGAATCCGAAGCTGGTGTTTTCACTCGGCACCATCGGACAGGTCATTCTCACCTGCGCGATCGCCGGACCGCTGAGTTACGTCGCGGGCAAGCTGAACTGGCCGCTCGAGGACCAGGCACTTCTGGCGATCGACCGGGCGTTGGGCCTCGATCCGGAACCGATCGCGCGCTACGTCAACGATCATCCCTGGCTCGCGATCTGCCTGGCGCACGCCTACGGCCTGATCAAGTTTCCGCTGCTCGGCATTCCCGTCGTGCTGGCTCTGACGGCGCGCTATGTGCGGCTGCAATTATTCATGCTCGCGATGAGCCTCGCGCTCGCGGTCACCATCACGATCTCCGCCGTGGTGCCCGCGATCGGCACCTATTACGGACTGAATCTGCCGGCCGCGCATTTGCCCGAGATCGACACCGCGGTCTATGCCGGACAGCTGCGCGACATCCTCGCGCTTCGGGACGGCAGCCTGCAACAGCTTCGGCTGTTCTCGCTCTCCGGCATCGTCTCTTTTCCGAGCTTTCACGCGGCATCGGCCGTGCTGTACATGTGGGCGCTGTGGCCGGTGCGCTGGCTCGGCGGCATCGCGGCCGCGCTCAGTTTGTCGATGATCGCGGCAACGCCGGTGATCGGTGCGCACTACATCATCGATGTCGCGGCCGGCGTCGCGCTCGCGGCAGCCTCGATCTGGGCCGCGAAATTCTACTTTGGCTGCAGGAGCGCGCCGCGCGCGGCCGCCGCAACGGCGCCGTCAACCGGGCTGGCAACCCTCGCCCAAGAACACTGA
- a CDS encoding DUF1127 domain-containing protein, with protein MSSIHQTTEPRQESVKRQVYSPIEAFWDAFQGWRKRETLRTQLCRLTERELADIGITRGEIDYVASKRGIAASHHPRGWHGGALVTLILCNACILLFATEAKAQCTARDVLQARLALKEASRVRRPQTGVGFAVDVPVWRKTTVGTFPDSVALRNALSARGCGVGDLASEIMARPAFTLSTTKADLELVTVSAAELGFLTETVSLGQIYGRAQQLGFGLAPAEIAPQLRLQYLDQPIGEFLSIGMNPIKTSKGEPVILNVANGGAGLILIGQDGRADAEMFVGSVFVFLRPKEAVPAETTLVHR; from the coding sequence ATGAGCTCAATCCACCAAACCACCGAGCCAAGACAGGAATCCGTAAAGCGACAGGTCTACAGTCCTATCGAAGCATTTTGGGATGCATTTCAAGGGTGGCGCAAACGCGAGACGCTGCGAACTCAATTGTGCCGCCTGACCGAAAGGGAGCTTGCCGATATCGGCATCACGCGCGGTGAGATCGACTACGTTGCCTCCAAACGAGGAATTGCAGCATCGCATCACCCCAGGGGATGGCACGGCGGCGCTCTCGTCACTCTAATACTCTGCAACGCGTGCATTCTCCTATTCGCGACCGAAGCCAAAGCTCAATGCACGGCGAGAGATGTTTTGCAGGCTCGCCTTGCGCTCAAGGAGGCTTCCAGAGTTCGCCGGCCGCAGACTGGCGTTGGATTCGCTGTCGATGTTCCGGTGTGGAGGAAGACGACGGTAGGGACGTTTCCAGATTCGGTCGCTCTTCGTAACGCGTTGAGTGCGCGAGGGTGTGGTGTTGGAGATTTGGCCAGTGAAATCATGGCTCGACCAGCCTTTACTCTAAGCACCACGAAAGCAGACTTGGAGCTCGTCACGGTTTCGGCGGCGGAGCTCGGCTTTCTGACCGAGACGGTGTCGCTCGGGCAAATTTATGGCCGTGCCCAACAACTGGGCTTTGGGCTTGCGCCAGCAGAGATTGCTCCGCAACTGAGGCTTCAATATCTGGATCAGCCGATCGGTGAATTTCTCTCCATCGGAATGAACCCGATCAAGACATCGAAGGGCGAGCCCGTCATTCTGAATGTAGCCAATGGCGGAGCGGGACTCATTCTCATCGGGCAGGATGGTCGCGCGGACGCGGAAATGTTTGTTGGGTCCGTTTTTGTGTTCCTGCGGCCGAAAGAAGCGGTACCTGCGGAGACAACGCTCGTCCATCGCTGA
- a CDS encoding helix-turn-helix transcriptional regulator → MSNLIDRIYECAFVPDLWPGILAELVQIDGALAGWLCISNGSVIRWSASSQQAREDLRPLMESGWIPRSERFNRLLRAKQTGFIPDSILYTPEEMRNDPAYRDMLYPRGMGWASATAIALPTGDDMVIALERAYDRGSASLAVLGRLNEVHAHLARASLVAARMQLERARAAAQALALLGIPALVFSREGKILAANSLIEGLSGFISWRAQDRIALKDARADALLRDAIATVDQDDAPGVRSFPTRDISSTMIAHVVPIRGSARDTFSRCAAMLMLTPVTRPEAPSVDLIRSLFDLTPTEARVARGLAVGQTVKAMATESGTSPNTVRWHVKVVLSKMGYNRQSDVVALLNGLRPPGCVNDP, encoded by the coding sequence ATGTCCAACCTCATCGATCGAATTTACGAGTGCGCCTTTGTACCTGACCTTTGGCCCGGGATTCTCGCTGAATTAGTCCAGATCGACGGCGCGCTGGCCGGCTGGTTATGTATCTCGAACGGAAGCGTCATCCGATGGTCTGCTTCGAGCCAGCAGGCAAGAGAGGATTTGCGGCCATTGATGGAGAGCGGATGGATTCCGCGATCGGAGCGTTTCAACCGCCTGCTTCGCGCGAAACAGACCGGCTTCATACCGGACAGCATTCTGTATACGCCCGAAGAGATGCGCAACGATCCGGCCTACAGGGACATGCTGTACCCCCGCGGTATGGGATGGGCCTCAGCGACCGCGATCGCGCTGCCAACGGGCGATGACATGGTGATCGCGCTGGAGCGAGCATACGACCGAGGATCGGCGTCTCTCGCTGTACTGGGACGACTCAACGAGGTGCACGCTCATTTGGCCAGGGCTTCGTTGGTTGCCGCCCGCATGCAACTGGAACGCGCCCGGGCCGCGGCCCAGGCACTCGCTCTGCTCGGCATTCCTGCGCTCGTGTTCTCGCGCGAAGGGAAAATCTTGGCTGCGAATTCGCTAATCGAAGGCTTGAGTGGCTTTATCTCTTGGCGAGCGCAAGACCGCATTGCGCTAAAGGACGCGCGCGCCGACGCACTGTTGCGGGACGCCATCGCAACGGTGGATCAGGACGATGCCCCCGGTGTGCGCTCATTTCCCACCCGCGATATCAGTTCCACGATGATTGCGCACGTCGTGCCCATTCGCGGTTCAGCGCGCGACACCTTTTCCCGATGCGCGGCCATGTTGATGCTGACACCCGTCACTAGGCCGGAGGCTCCCTCGGTCGACCTCATACGCTCTCTTTTTGATTTGACCCCCACCGAAGCTCGCGTCGCGAGGGGCCTGGCCGTAGGCCAGACGGTCAAGGCGATGGCAACAGAGAGCGGCACATCCCCCAATACTGTTCGTTGGCATGTCAAGGTTGTACTGAGTAAAATGGGCTATAATAGGCAGTCTGACGTCGTGGCGTTGTTGAATGGACTTCGCCCGCCCGGCTGCGTGAACGATCCCTAA
- a CDS encoding DUF882 domain-containing protein, whose amino-acid sequence MGSNVLTGLARRFTVLSLSHAGVKAGSRIGLAAVLLLAAAGSVHNAAALSETKTLSFHHTHSGEDLTVTFKREGRYDEAALKQLNHFLRDWRTQDETVMDRHLFDILWDVYRDVDAKQPIQIISSYRSPATNAMLRRRSSGVARASQHMLGHAMDFYIPGVPLEQIRFAGLRLQRGGVGFYPTSGSPFVHLDTGSVRHWPRMTHDQLARVFPDGKTVHLPTDGVPLKGYELAKAEIERRGNAGDSGSKPNFFAALFKGKPAPAASSDEDDEGAPAPAAKPAAAPTVVAAKPADPVPTPRAKPQIAATIQLASADAQLVAPPKPKPAAVADKPANKSADGKPETPADIINARGFWDDVPAAAQQATPAQIAALKARQALASATDPQATASLPNAALQALAYAPAASPVDRANVVAASAPIPRSARPASRSVAQATEINTVVGKNVDGAVATATRLSAAKSESIWLKIAMLSPSASRAMSVTLMGELDTAALRGYFVKPHAVIAMGFADDPMHGLSCDSFSGSATAKLQTTSFVMRTAALR is encoded by the coding sequence GTGGGCTCTAACGTGCTGACTGGTCTCGCACGCAGATTTACTGTGCTGTCGTTGTCCCATGCGGGAGTGAAGGCCGGATCCCGGATCGGCCTCGCTGCCGTATTGCTGCTTGCTGCCGCGGGTTCAGTCCATAACGCCGCCGCGTTGAGCGAAACCAAGACGCTCTCCTTCCACCACACCCATTCCGGCGAAGACCTGACCGTCACCTTCAAGCGCGAGGGCCGCTACGACGAAGCGGCGCTGAAGCAGCTCAATCACTTCCTGCGCGACTGGCGCACCCAGGACGAGACGGTCATGGACCGTCACCTCTTCGACATCCTCTGGGACGTCTACCGCGACGTCGACGCCAAGCAGCCCATCCAGATCATCTCCTCCTACCGCTCCCCCGCCACCAACGCCATGCTCCGCCGCCGCTCCTCCGGTGTGGCGCGCGCCAGCCAGCACATGCTGGGACATGCGATGGACTTCTACATTCCGGGCGTGCCGCTGGAGCAGATCCGTTTCGCCGGCCTGCGCCTGCAGCGCGGCGGCGTCGGCTTCTATCCGACCTCCGGATCGCCCTTCGTGCATCTGGATACCGGCAGTGTCCGGCACTGGCCGCGCATGACGCATGACCAGCTCGCCCGCGTGTTCCCGGATGGCAAGACGGTGCATCTGCCGACCGACGGCGTTCCGCTGAAGGGCTATGAGCTCGCCAAGGCCGAGATCGAGCGGCGCGGCAATGCCGGCGATTCCGGCAGCAAGCCGAATTTCTTCGCCGCCTTGTTCAAGGGCAAGCCGGCCCCGGCCGCCAGCAGCGACGAGGATGACGAGGGCGCGCCCGCCCCGGCCGCCAAGCCGGCAGCCGCGCCGACCGTGGTTGCAGCCAAGCCCGCCGACCCGGTGCCGACGCCGCGCGCCAAGCCGCAGATTGCCGCCACGATCCAGCTCGCCTCGGCCGACGCGCAGCTCGTTGCGCCGCCCAAGCCGAAGCCCGCGGCCGTGGCTGACAAGCCGGCCAACAAATCTGCGGACGGCAAGCCGGAGACGCCGGCAGACATCATAAATGCCCGCGGCTTCTGGGATGATGTCCCGGCCGCGGCGCAGCAGGCGACGCCGGCGCAAATCGCGGCTCTGAAGGCGCGCCAGGCGCTCGCCTCTGCCACCGATCCGCAGGCAACCGCGAGCCTGCCCAACGCAGCCCTTCAGGCGCTGGCTTACGCGCCGGCCGCCTCCCCGGTCGATCGCGCCAATGTCGTTGCCGCCTCTGCGCCGATCCCCCGCTCCGCCCGTCCCGCATCGCGCAGTGTCGCTCAGGCCACCGAAATCAACACGGTGGTCGGCAAGAACGTCGACGGCGCAGTCGCGACCGCGACCCGCCTCTCCGCTGCCAAGAGCGAGAGTATCTGGCTCAAGATCGCGATGCTGTCGCCGAGCGCCAGCCGCGCGATGTCGGTCACGCTGATGGGCGAGCTCGATACGGCCGCGCTGCGCGGCTATTTCGTCAAGCCGCATGCCGTGATCGCGATGGGCTTTGCCGACGACCCGATGCACGGCCTGTCCTGCGACAGTTTTTCGGGCAGCGCGACTGCGAAGCTCCAGACGACATCGTTCGTCATGCGCACGGCCGCGTTGCGCTGA
- a CDS encoding DUF1036 domain-containing protein → MIAESPRSPLRLLARLVPVLVVAWLCLYATPASADFRLCNNTSSRVGIALGYKDAEGWTTEGWWNISSRACETLLRGTLVARYYYIYAIDYDRGGEWSGQAFMCSRDKEFTIRGTEDCLARGYDRTGYFEVDTGEQRAWTVQLTDANEQPSQQQRVPGLPGPVGPGGGVPGLPNGPPGGTPPAAPGLPPAPSPPSGSKP, encoded by the coding sequence ATGATCGCCGAATCTCCCCGCTCCCCGCTTCGCCTGCTCGCCCGGTTGGTCCCGGTGCTGGTGGTCGCTTGGCTGTGCCTCTACGCCACCCCGGCCTCGGCCGATTTCCGTCTCTGCAACAACACCTCGAGTCGGGTCGGCATTGCGCTCGGCTACAAGGACGCCGAGGGGTGGACCACCGAAGGCTGGTGGAACATCTCGTCCCGCGCCTGCGAGACCCTGCTGCGGGGAACGTTGGTCGCCCGTTATTATTACATCTACGCCATCGACTATGACCGCGGCGGCGAGTGGTCGGGGCAGGCTTTCATGTGCTCGCGCGACAAGGAGTTCACCATCCGCGGCACCGAGGATTGCCTCGCGCGGGGCTACGACCGGACCGGCTATTTCGAGGTCGACACCGGCGAGCAGCGGGCCTGGACGGTGCAGCTCACCGACGCCAACGAGCAGCCGTCGCAGCAGCAGCGTGTGCCCGGCCTGCCGGGCCCAGTTGGCCCGGGTGGCGGGGTTCCGGGTTTGCCCAATGGGCCGCCCGGTGGTACGCCCCCCGCCGCGCCTGGCCTCCCGCCAGCTCCCTCGCCACCGTCTGGAAGTAAGCCATGA
- a CDS encoding DUF2312 domain-containing protein, translating into MATTAAVRDDEPATKFAKDQLKSIIERIERLEEEKKAISDDIRDVYAESKGNGYDVKALRTIVRMRKQDPNERAEAETILETYMQALGML; encoded by the coding sequence ATGGCCACCACCGCCGCCGTCCGCGACGACGAGCCCGCGACGAAATTCGCCAAGGACCAGCTCAAGTCCATCATCGAGCGCATCGAGCGGCTGGAGGAAGAGAAGAAGGCGATCTCCGACGACATCCGCGACGTCTATGCCGAGAGCAAGGGCAACGGCTACGACGTCAAGGCGCTGCGCACCATCGTGCGCATGCGCAAGCAGGATCCCAACGAGCGCGCCGAGGCCGAGACCATTCTCGAGACCTACATGCAGGCGCTGGGGATGCTCTGA